A stretch of the Luteimonas sp. JM171 genome encodes the following:
- a CDS encoding amidohydrolase family protein — protein sequence MHNGNLSSRRLLSLGLAFSLAMAPATVALAHEGIEFHNGQWFDGEGFSSGTRYVVDGVITQARPAQVTRREDLEGRWVVPAFAEAHNHNLQNAWGARRSREMYLRDGVFYAAMMCGDSDSNQAVRDTLAGQDAPHVVFTACISSSDGHPLGMALRSYRETDPEIGADAIHDRSYVVMDTPTDVETKWHLVQAARPDLVKAILVHSEDGSRRGDPELYGVNGLTPDVLPVLVQRAHADGLRVAAHTESAADFAVAVAAGVDIVAHLPGYNFWPGKDASDYRIDDATIAAAAERGVVVIPTASIAEASAKDRERLAAIQAMQLDNLSRLKAAGVPMAMGSDRFTATSIVEYDYLLGTGLFSRGELLRMLSVDTPRLLLPDEAVGCVDEGCVASFVVLDTNPLAVDDAIHAVVTRVISGRMIEIE from the coding sequence ATGCACAACGGTAATCTGTCCAGCAGGCGCCTCCTGTCCTTGGGGCTGGCCTTCTCGCTTGCCATGGCCCCCGCAACGGTCGCCCTGGCCCACGAGGGCATCGAGTTCCACAATGGCCAGTGGTTCGATGGCGAGGGGTTTTCCAGCGGCACCCGGTACGTGGTGGACGGCGTCATCACGCAGGCCCGGCCCGCGCAGGTCACGCGGCGCGAGGACCTCGAAGGGCGATGGGTAGTCCCCGCCTTCGCCGAAGCCCACAACCACAACCTGCAGAACGCGTGGGGCGCGCGCCGTTCACGGGAGATGTACCTGCGTGATGGCGTCTTCTACGCAGCCATGATGTGCGGGGACAGCGACAGCAACCAGGCGGTGCGCGACACGCTGGCCGGCCAGGATGCGCCGCACGTGGTTTTTACCGCCTGCATCTCCAGTTCCGACGGCCACCCGCTCGGTATGGCATTGCGGTCATACCGCGAAACGGACCCGGAGATCGGGGCGGATGCCATCCATGATCGCTCCTATGTGGTGATGGACACGCCGACCGACGTGGAGACCAAGTGGCACCTGGTGCAGGCAGCCAGACCGGACCTGGTGAAGGCGATCCTCGTGCATTCGGAGGACGGTTCCCGACGTGGGGATCCCGAGTTGTATGGCGTCAACGGGCTGACGCCCGACGTGTTGCCGGTACTGGTGCAACGCGCGCATGCCGATGGCCTCAGAGTCGCCGCGCACACCGAGTCCGCCGCAGACTTCGCGGTGGCGGTCGCGGCTGGCGTGGACATCGTGGCCCATCTTCCGGGCTACAACTTCTGGCCAGGGAAGGACGCGTCCGACTATCGCATTGACGACGCCACGATCGCCGCGGCGGCGGAACGTGGCGTAGTGGTGATCCCGACCGCGAGTATCGCTGAGGCTTCAGCCAAGGACCGAGAGCGCTTGGCCGCGATCCAGGCGATGCAGCTCGACAACCTGTCCCGACTGAAGGCAGCCGGCGTGCCGATGGCCATGGGCAGCGACCGGTTTACCGCAACCTCGATCGTGGAATACGACTACCTGCTGGGCACCGGCCTGTTCAGCCGGGGCGAGTTGCTGCGGATGTTGAGCGTCGACACGCCGCGCCTGCTGCTGCCGGACGAAGCCGTCGGATGCGTTGACGAAGGCTGTGTAGCCAGCTTTGTTGTCCTGGATACCAATCCCCTGGCCGTCGACGATGCGATCCATGCCGTCGTAACGCGTGTGATTTCTGGCCGCATGATCGAGATTGAATGA
- a CDS encoding methylmalonyl-CoA mutase family protein, with translation MSVPASQPVSEARTEATPLRFVTAASLFDGHDAAINIMRRLIQAQGAEVIHLGHNRSVEDVVRAALQEDADAIALSSYQGGHVEYMKYMVDMLRERGAGHIRVVGGGGGTITPEEIRELEDYGVERIYHPNDGMKLGLVEMIEDVVERVSQARDQRADEARAPASTRPAMDDEIAIGRVLSALEDGVHTEAELAMLRKQWAAADEHAPVIGITGTGGAGKSSVTDELLNRFLASFPQMRIAVISVDPTRRRTGGALLGDRIRMNSLRSHRVYMRSMATRRQHVATNAVLKDCIGFLKGLGYDLVIVETAGIGQSDSEIVDLVDFPMYVMTSDYGAASQLEKIDMLDFAELIVLNKYDKRGAEDALRDVRKQWKRNRVAFKTADEDVPVYPTIASQFNDPGISWMFANLCRLLREKLPEKIGASEHCDFQPDIDTSLKEPRATVLIPGARVRYLAEIAEQGRAINAEIGKQAEAADRAQSFWEALRELEDPKLPKQLDLYDGDDLHVEGDRSLSTLRQRYNDAVQALTAENLRNLREWPQRLKSITDETTEYQVRNRAIKVENYRESLSHQKIPKIAAPTYKSWGELLTFLGKENLPGHYPYTGGVYPYRRTGEDPIRMFAGEGTPERTNRRFHYLSLGQPAARLSTAFDSVTLYGEDPAPRPDIYGKIGNSGVNVPTLDDMKKLYSGFDLCAPTTSVSMTINGPAPIILAMFMNTAIDQQVEKYLKEDGARWAEAEKKINAFFEGRERPRYNGHLPEGNDGLGLAFLGMTGDQLVDAETYARIKAETLATVRGTVQADILKEDQAQNTCIFSTEFALRMMGDIQQYFVDNRVRNFYSVSISGYHIAEAGANPISQLAFTLSNGFTIVEYYLARGMDINDFAPNLSFFFSNGMDPEYTVIGRVARRIWARAMRERYGANERSQMMKYHIQTSGRSLHAQEIQFNDIRTTLQALYALFDNANSLHTNAYDEAITTPTEESVRRAVAIQMIINKELGLNFIENPWQGSFAVEYLTDIVEEAVYKEFESISERGGVLGAMDTMYQRGKIQEESLYYEHKKHDGSLPLVGVNTFLGKDGESEVATEIELIRSTESEKGQQIENVGLWQQNRNPLAPEGKTDHHHVVEDEAAAATERGNGHGLGYLQKAARERRNVFEALVEAVKTHSLGQISHALYDVGGEYRRNM, from the coding sequence ATGAGCGTTCCCGCCTCCCAGCCTGTTTCCGAAGCCCGCACCGAGGCGACCCCGCTGCGCTTCGTCACCGCCGCCAGCCTGTTCGACGGCCACGACGCCGCCATCAACATCATGCGCCGGCTGATCCAGGCCCAGGGCGCGGAAGTGATCCACCTGGGCCACAACCGCTCGGTGGAGGACGTGGTGCGCGCCGCCCTGCAGGAGGACGCCGACGCCATCGCGCTCTCCAGCTACCAGGGCGGGCACGTGGAGTACATGAAGTACATGGTGGACATGCTGCGCGAGCGCGGCGCCGGCCACATCCGCGTGGTCGGCGGCGGTGGCGGGACCATCACCCCGGAGGAGATCCGCGAGCTCGAGGACTACGGCGTCGAGCGCATCTACCACCCCAACGACGGCATGAAGCTGGGCCTGGTGGAGATGATCGAGGACGTGGTGGAGCGCGTTTCCCAGGCCCGCGACCAGCGCGCCGATGAAGCCCGCGCGCCCGCCAGCACCAGGCCCGCCATGGACGACGAGATCGCCATCGGCCGCGTGCTCAGCGCGCTCGAGGACGGCGTGCACACCGAAGCCGAGCTGGCCATGCTGCGCAAGCAGTGGGCCGCCGCCGACGAACACGCCCCGGTGATCGGCATCACCGGCACCGGCGGCGCCGGCAAGAGCTCCGTGACCGACGAGCTGCTCAACCGCTTCCTGGCCAGTTTCCCGCAGATGCGGATCGCCGTGATCTCGGTCGACCCCACCCGCCGCCGCACCGGCGGCGCGCTGCTGGGCGACCGCATCCGCATGAACTCGCTGCGCAGCCACCGTGTGTACATGCGCTCCATGGCCACCCGCCGCCAGCACGTGGCCACCAACGCCGTGCTCAAGGACTGCATCGGCTTCCTCAAGGGCCTGGGCTACGACCTGGTGATCGTGGAGACCGCCGGCATCGGCCAGTCCGATTCGGAGATCGTCGACCTGGTCGACTTCCCGATGTACGTGATGACCAGCGACTACGGCGCCGCCAGCCAGCTCGAGAAGATCGACATGCTGGATTTCGCCGAGCTCATCGTGCTCAACAAGTACGACAAGCGCGGCGCCGAGGACGCCCTGCGCGACGTGCGCAAGCAGTGGAAGCGCAACCGCGTGGCGTTCAAGACCGCCGACGAGGACGTGCCGGTCTATCCCACCATCGCCAGCCAGTTCAACGACCCCGGCATCAGCTGGATGTTCGCCAACCTGTGCCGCCTGCTGCGCGAGAAGCTGCCGGAGAAGATCGGCGCCTCGGAGCACTGCGACTTCCAGCCCGACATCGACACCAGCCTCAAGGAGCCGCGCGCGACGGTGCTGATCCCCGGCGCCCGGGTGCGGTATCTCGCCGAGATCGCCGAGCAGGGCAGGGCGATCAACGCCGAGATCGGGAAGCAGGCCGAGGCCGCCGACCGCGCCCAGTCCTTCTGGGAAGCCCTGCGCGAGCTGGAGGACCCCAAGCTCCCCAAGCAGCTCGACCTCTATGACGGCGACGACCTGCACGTGGAAGGCGACCGCTCGCTCTCCACCCTGCGCCAGCGCTACAACGACGCCGTGCAGGCCCTCACCGCCGAGAACCTGCGCAACCTGCGCGAGTGGCCGCAGCGGCTGAAGTCGATCACCGACGAGACCACCGAATACCAGGTGCGCAACCGCGCCATCAAGGTGGAGAACTACCGCGAATCCCTCAGCCACCAGAAGATCCCCAAGATCGCCGCCCCCACCTACAAGAGCTGGGGCGAGCTGCTGACCTTCCTCGGCAAGGAAAACCTGCCCGGCCATTACCCCTACACCGGCGGCGTGTACCCGTACCGGCGCACCGGCGAGGATCCGATCCGCATGTTCGCCGGCGAGGGCACGCCCGAGCGCACCAACCGCCGCTTCCATTACCTCAGCCTCGGCCAGCCGGCGGCGCGGCTTTCCACCGCGTTCGACTCGGTCACCCTCTACGGCGAAGACCCGGCACCGCGCCCGGACATCTACGGCAAGATCGGCAACTCCGGCGTCAACGTGCCCACGCTGGACGACATGAAGAAGCTGTATTCCGGCTTCGACCTGTGCGCGCCCACCACCAGCGTCTCCATGACCATCAACGGCCCGGCGCCGATCATCCTGGCGATGTTCATGAACACCGCCATCGACCAGCAGGTGGAGAAATACCTGAAGGAAGACGGCGCGCGCTGGGCCGAGGCCGAGAAGAAGATCAACGCCTTCTTCGAAGGCCGCGAGCGCCCGCGCTACAACGGCCACCTGCCGGAAGGCAACGACGGCCTCGGCCTGGCCTTCCTCGGCATGACCGGCGACCAGCTCGTCGATGCCGAGACCTACGCCCGCATCAAGGCCGAGACCCTCGCCACCGTGCGCGGCACCGTGCAGGCCGACATCCTCAAGGAGGACCAGGCCCAGAACACCTGCATCTTCAGCACCGAGTTCGCCCTGCGCATGATGGGCGACATCCAGCAGTACTTCGTGGACAACAGGGTCCGCAACTTCTACTCGGTCTCCATCTCTGGCTACCACATCGCCGAGGCCGGGGCGAACCCGATCAGCCAGCTCGCCTTCACCCTCTCCAACGGCTTCACCATCGTGGAGTACTACCTGGCGCGCGGCATGGACATCAACGACTTCGCGCCCAACCTGAGCTTCTTCTTCTCCAACGGCATGGACCCGGAGTACACCGTCATCGGCCGCGTCGCCCGCCGCATCTGGGCGCGTGCCATGCGCGAGCGCTACGGCGCCAACGAGCGCAGCCAGATGATGAAGTACCACATCCAGACCAGCGGACGCTCACTGCACGCGCAGGAGATCCAGTTCAACGACATCCGCACCACGCTGCAGGCGCTCTACGCCCTGTTCGACAACGCCAACTCCCTGCACACCAATGCCTACGACGAGGCCATCACCACGCCCACCGAAGAGAGCGTGCGCCGCGCCGTGGCGATCCAGATGATCATCAACAAGGAGCTGGGGCTGAACTTCATCGAGAACCCCTGGCAGGGCAGCTTCGCCGTCGAATACCTCACCGATATCGTGGAAGAGGCCGTCTACAAGGAGTTCGAATCCATCAGCGAGCGCGGCGGCGTGCTCGGCGCCATGGACACCATGTACCAGCGCGGCAAGATCCAGGAAGAGAGCCTGTACTACGAGCACAAGAAGCACGACGGCAGCCTGCCCCTGGTGGGCGTGAACACCTTCCTGGGCAAGGACGGCGAAAGCGAAGTGGCCACCGAGATCGAACTGATCCGCTCCACCGAAAGCGAGAAGGGCCAGCAGATCGAGAACGTCGGCCTGTGGCAGCAGAACCGCAACCCGCTGGCCCCGGAAGGCAAGACCGACCACCACCACGTGGTGGAAGACGAGGCAGCCGCCGCCACGGAACGGGGCAACGGCCACGGCTTGGGGTACCTTCAGAAGGCTGCGCGGGAGAGGCGCAACGTGTTCGAGGCGCTGGTGGAGGCGGTCAAGACCCACTCATTGGGGCAGATCAGTCATGCGCTTTATGATGTGGGTGGGGAGTATCGACGGAATATGTGA
- a CDS encoding siderophore-interacting protein: MTQHENRTVRHPLVFRRVEVLEVTDLTPHMRRIVVGGPELEGFHSASPDDHIKVFFPNADGEFVTPTLGPDGPVFPEGKAPSPARDYTPRLHDADANTLAIDFVLHGDGAASNWAAAAKPGDRLAFGGPRGSFLVAPDFDHYVLVGDESALPAIARWLEEMPAGQKAIVLIEVPEEGDQQALATRAEADITWLPRNCGHPALGTLLEDALAGVSPAGDAFWWIACESARARRMRIALSEERGVPKDWIRATGYWKHAG; encoded by the coding sequence TTGACCCAGCACGAAAACCGTACCGTCCGCCACCCCCTGGTCTTCCGCCGCGTTGAAGTGCTCGAGGTCACGGACCTGACCCCGCACATGCGCCGGATCGTGGTGGGCGGGCCGGAGCTGGAGGGCTTCCACAGCGCGTCGCCCGATGACCACATCAAGGTGTTCTTCCCCAACGCGGATGGCGAGTTCGTAACGCCCACGCTGGGGCCGGACGGGCCGGTGTTTCCTGAAGGCAAGGCGCCATCGCCGGCGCGCGACTACACGCCGCGACTCCACGACGCGGACGCCAACACGCTGGCGATCGATTTCGTCCTGCACGGCGACGGCGCTGCCAGCAACTGGGCAGCCGCCGCCAAACCTGGCGATCGGCTGGCCTTCGGCGGCCCGCGCGGATCATTCCTGGTGGCGCCGGATTTCGACCATTACGTATTGGTGGGCGACGAAAGCGCGCTGCCCGCCATCGCCCGCTGGCTGGAGGAAATGCCGGCCGGCCAGAAGGCCATCGTGCTGATCGAGGTGCCGGAGGAGGGCGACCAGCAAGCCCTGGCCACGCGGGCGGAGGCGGACATCACCTGGCTGCCGCGCAACTGCGGGCATCCGGCGCTGGGTACCCTGCTGGAAGACGCGCTGGCCGGGGTTTCGCCCGCTGGCGACGCCTTCTGGTGGATCGCCTGCGAATCCGCCCGCGCGCGCCGGATGCGCATCGCGCTCAGCGAGGAGCGCGGCGTACCCAAGGACTGGATCCGCGCCACCGGCTACTGGAAGCACGCCGGCTGA
- a CDS encoding DUF1328 domain-containing protein, producing MIKWAIIFAVIGLLAGLLGWSGVAGAAMGIAQFLFWAGIIIAVVLFILGFTIFKKVT from the coding sequence ATGATCAAGTGGGCCATCATCTTCGCCGTCATCGGGCTGCTGGCCGGGCTGCTCGGCTGGTCCGGCGTCGCCGGCGCCGCCATGGGCATCGCGCAGTTCCTGTTCTGGGCCGGCATCATCATTGCGGTGGTGCTGTTCATCCTCGGCTTCACCATCTTCAAGAAGGTCACGTAG
- a CDS encoding GGDEF domain-containing protein, whose translation MPAGDAPTNPSHLSEIDPLTGLLNRCAATARLQRESAATPGSGQRDVAFLIDIDHFKARNDGFGHAAGDAALAAVAHELRACCRADDIVARWGGEEFLVGRSGLDLAQAQQMAERLRTAAAGVAVPAGNGANGGRGAPPRMSVSIGFACRPFFPAGRSTGGDWQDVVALADRALYAAKQSGRDAWVGVWGQDDSAATIDDIINNPEAHAASGAIIVVSSRELVLWHPHTGPA comes from the coding sequence ATGCCCGCTGGCGATGCCCCGACGAACCCGAGCCACCTGAGCGAGATCGACCCGCTCACCGGCCTGCTCAACCGCTGCGCCGCCACCGCTCGGCTGCAGCGCGAAAGTGCGGCGACGCCCGGGTCCGGGCAGCGCGACGTGGCGTTCCTCATCGACATCGACCACTTCAAGGCCCGCAACGACGGCTTCGGCCACGCCGCAGGCGATGCCGCGCTGGCCGCGGTGGCGCACGAGCTGCGGGCCTGCTGCCGTGCTGATGACATCGTTGCGCGCTGGGGCGGCGAGGAGTTCCTGGTGGGCCGCAGCGGCCTGGACCTGGCCCAGGCCCAGCAGATGGCCGAACGCCTGCGCACCGCGGCCGCAGGTGTGGCCGTGCCCGCGGGCAATGGAGCCAACGGGGGCAGGGGAGCGCCGCCGCGGATGTCGGTGTCCATCGGCTTCGCCTGCCGCCCGTTCTTTCCCGCGGGGCGGAGTACGGGCGGCGACTGGCAGGATGTAGTGGCGCTGGCCGATCGCGCCCTCTATGCCGCCAAGCAAAGCGGCCGCGATGCCTGGGTGGGCGTGTGGGGGCAGGACGACAGCGCGGCGACGATCGACGACATCATCAACAACCCGGAAGCGCACGCCGCCAGCGGCGCCATCATCGTGGTCAGCAGCCGCGAGCTGGTGCTCTGGCATCCCCACACCGGGCCTGCCTGA
- a CDS encoding GAF domain-containing protein → MNKDAYRRALETCATEPIHIIGGIQPPGVLLVYQRGSKMIMAASANAASLFETAGIDEVLGQPIQKFLDPVVLRLISESLANAEPGPSRLAGMVNIGALGALHHVSAHSACELVHVELEPCGDGQDPDESQAALALDSSPRESLLQSLAAQVQAVSGYSRVMVYRFLHDDTGEVVAEALDGDLPSYFGLRYPASDIPPQARALYLRNRVRAIADASHVPVPVHQHPDLAEPLDMSFDVLRTVSPVHLEYLLNMGVAASMSISLVVDGRLWGLVACHHHEPRPVSARTRQTLDLLGRHASMILDASALREAVEREEAMRAQRDTLESRLHRASDPIRALGRALPQALAAVPAAGIVVHVEGSTHAHGSVPDSGGIDAALRWVRTRGRSGVSHTHRSDDWSPTPHAEACGLLAVPLGRGVGGWMLLFRREERLTVRWAGRPDQPFQINPSGDRVGPRTSFAEWQEQVQGGARPWTRRDIELAQRLRLVFERAGADAGAGARARLARDPAAVLEIREQAARLRRLAELMGGAAPGQARLKRVHGLLSQLERELGALAEAETEP, encoded by the coding sequence ATGAACAAAGACGCCTACCGTCGCGCGCTGGAAACCTGCGCCACCGAGCCGATCCACATCATCGGCGGCATCCAGCCCCCGGGCGTGCTGCTGGTCTACCAGCGGGGCAGCAAGATGATCATGGCCGCCTCGGCCAACGCAGCCAGCCTGTTCGAGACCGCGGGCATCGACGAAGTGCTGGGCCAGCCGATCCAGAAGTTCCTCGATCCCGTGGTCCTGCGCCTGATCTCCGAATCACTGGCCAACGCCGAGCCGGGCCCGTCGCGCCTGGCCGGCATGGTCAACATCGGCGCGCTCGGCGCGCTGCACCACGTGAGCGCCCACTCCGCCTGCGAGCTGGTGCACGTGGAGCTGGAGCCGTGCGGAGACGGACAGGATCCGGATGAAAGCCAGGCCGCGCTGGCGCTCGACAGCAGTCCGCGCGAGAGCCTGCTCCAGTCGCTGGCCGCCCAGGTGCAGGCCGTCTCCGGCTATTCGCGGGTCATGGTCTACCGCTTCCTGCACGACGACACCGGTGAAGTGGTGGCCGAAGCGCTCGACGGCGATCTGCCTTCGTACTTCGGCCTGCGCTATCCGGCCTCCGACATCCCGCCGCAGGCGCGCGCGCTGTACCTGCGCAACCGCGTGCGTGCGATTGCCGACGCCAGCCACGTGCCGGTCCCCGTGCACCAGCATCCGGACCTGGCCGAGCCGCTCGACATGAGCTTCGACGTGCTGCGCACGGTGTCGCCGGTGCACCTGGAATACCTGCTCAACATGGGCGTCGCCGCCTCCATGTCGATCTCGCTGGTGGTGGATGGCCGGCTGTGGGGCCTGGTGGCCTGCCACCACCATGAGCCGCGTCCGGTGTCGGCCCGCACCCGGCAAACGCTCGACCTGCTGGGGCGCCACGCCTCGATGATCCTGGACGCCTCCGCCCTGCGCGAGGCCGTGGAGCGCGAGGAGGCCATGCGCGCCCAGCGCGACACGCTGGAATCAAGGCTGCACCGCGCTTCCGATCCCATCCGCGCGCTTGGCCGCGCGCTGCCCCAGGCGCTGGCCGCGGTGCCCGCCGCTGGCATCGTGGTGCATGTGGAAGGTTCCACCCATGCCCACGGCAGCGTCCCCGACAGCGGCGGCATCGACGCCGCCCTGCGCTGGGTCCGCACCCGGGGCCGCTCCGGCGTCTCTCACACCCACCGCAGCGACGACTGGTCGCCCACGCCCCACGCCGAGGCTTGCGGCCTGCTTGCCGTTCCGCTCGGCCGCGGGGTGGGCGGCTGGATGCTGCTGTTCCGGCGCGAAGAGCGCCTGACCGTGCGCTGGGCCGGCCGGCCCGACCAGCCGTTCCAGATCAACCCTTCCGGCGATCGCGTGGGGCCGCGCACCAGCTTCGCCGAGTGGCAGGAGCAGGTGCAAGGCGGGGCCCGCCCGTGGACCCGGCGCGACATCGAGCTGGCGCAGCGCCTGCGCCTGGTGTTCGAGCGCGCGGGAGCGGACGCCGGTGCCGGGGCCCGTGCCCGGCTGGCGAGGGACCCGGCCGCGGTGCTGGAAATCCGCGAGCAGGCCGCGCGGCTGCGCCGGCTGGCGGAGCTGATGGGCGGCGCCGCGCCCGGCCAGGCCCGCCTCAAGCGCGTGCACGGCCTCCTGTCGCAGCTGGAACGTGAGCTCGGCGCGCTGGCCGAAGCCGAAACAGAACCCTGA
- a CDS encoding biliverdin-producing heme oxygenase, producing the protein MEPSAPRPATGLTSQLRAATRGTHDHVDAAFPAGLDSPAVYVRYLQAILPLAQWLHRAWQPDWQALACWHAPERPQQLREDLRRLDTTPTAFELPADAISAAEWLGASYVMEGSAMGARLLARDLDRLQAAHPHVADARSFIDSQLADPRRWGRFRQVLDALPEADASDALRGARRGFGLVEHQLDAMEAPA; encoded by the coding sequence ATGGAACCGTCCGCCCCACGCCCGGCGACCGGACTCACATCGCAACTGCGCGCCGCCACCCGCGGCACCCACGATCACGTGGATGCCGCTTTCCCGGCGGGGCTTGATTCGCCCGCCGTCTACGTCCGCTACCTGCAGGCCATCCTGCCGCTTGCCCAGTGGTTGCATCGCGCCTGGCAGCCGGACTGGCAGGCGCTGGCCTGCTGGCACGCGCCCGAGCGTCCGCAGCAGCTGCGCGAAGACCTCAGGCGCCTGGACACCACGCCCACCGCATTCGAGCTGCCCGCGGACGCCATCAGCGCAGCCGAATGGCTGGGCGCCAGCTATGTGATGGAAGGCTCCGCCATGGGCGCCCGGCTGCTGGCGCGCGATCTCGATCGCCTCCAGGCGGCGCATCCGCACGTTGCGGACGCCCGCAGCTTCATCGATTCCCAGCTTGCCGACCCCCGCCGCTGGGGGCGCTTCCGGCAGGTGCTCGACGCACTTCCCGAAGCCGACGCCAGTGACGCCCTGCGCGGCGCCCGCCGCGGCTTCGGGCTCGTGGAACACCAACTCGATGCCATGGAGGCCCCTGCATGA